One Rhodothermus bifroesti DNA window includes the following coding sequences:
- a CDS encoding asparagine synthetase B: MRPLLWMLFGVLVAWSQPAPAQQILIPMDAAQTDHLKAYGIAYWALTQGVDVDWLLNYRGGAFLLRSFPGLEEELRIRGVAFEPIDAGTAARILAEVEAEDRNTAAIRLEKAPRIAIYAPSYTLPWDDAVMLALTYAEVPFDRIYDEEVLSGKLSQYDWLHLHHEDFTGQYGKFIQYRHMPWYIEQQRTDEETARRHGFRKVSQLKLAVAQAIREYVRRGGFLFAMCSGTDTFDLALAAHHTDIVPAEYDGDPVDPDALQKLDYSQTLAFTDFTPIFNPYEYEHSDIDVGPPPPPLRDPALDYFTLHEFSAKWDPVPTMLTQNHVATIKGFIGQTTAFRKALIKPEVVILAEAPGRDEVKYIYAPFGRGFFTFYAGHDPEDYQHFVGDPPTDLSLHKNSPGYRLILNNILFPAARKQERKT; this comes from the coding sequence ATGCGACCTCTGTTGTGGATGCTTTTCGGTGTGCTTGTAGCATGGAGCCAACCGGCCCCAGCACAGCAGATCCTTATCCCAATGGATGCTGCCCAAACCGATCACCTTAAAGCCTACGGCATTGCTTACTGGGCCCTTACGCAGGGCGTAGACGTCGACTGGCTGCTGAACTATCGTGGTGGGGCTTTTCTGCTGCGCAGCTTTCCAGGACTTGAGGAAGAACTGCGCATCCGCGGCGTTGCCTTTGAGCCCATAGACGCAGGCACAGCTGCACGCATCCTGGCCGAAGTCGAAGCCGAAGACCGCAATACAGCCGCTATTCGCCTCGAAAAAGCCCCACGCATCGCTATCTATGCACCTTCGTATACCCTGCCCTGGGACGATGCCGTCATGCTCGCGCTCACCTATGCCGAAGTCCCCTTTGACCGGATTTATGACGAAGAGGTGCTAAGCGGCAAGCTCAGCCAATACGACTGGCTGCATCTGCATCACGAAGACTTTACCGGCCAGTATGGGAAGTTTATCCAGTACCGGCACATGCCTTGGTACATCGAGCAACAACGCACAGACGAAGAAACGGCGCGCCGGCACGGCTTCCGCAAAGTTAGCCAGCTTAAGCTGGCTGTGGCCCAAGCAATCCGGGAGTACGTACGCCGTGGCGGATTTCTCTTTGCGATGTGCTCAGGCACCGACACGTTCGATCTCGCTCTAGCAGCCCACCATACCGACATTGTGCCTGCCGAGTACGACGGCGATCCCGTTGACCCCGATGCCCTCCAAAAACTCGATTACAGCCAAACGCTAGCGTTTACAGATTTTACGCCTATCTTTAATCCGTACGAATACGAACATTCCGACATCGATGTCGGGCCACCCCCTCCTCCGCTGCGGGACCCCGCGCTAGACTACTTTACCCTCCATGAGTTTAGCGCCAAATGGGACCCCGTCCCCACGATGCTCACCCAAAACCATGTGGCCACCATTAAAGGCTTTATTGGCCAAACAACAGCCTTTCGCAAAGCCCTGATCAAGCCCGAAGTCGTTATTCTGGCTGAAGCCCCCGGACGTGACGAGGTAAAATACATTTATGCCCCCTTCGGTCGAGGATTTTTCACCTTCTATGCAGGCCATGACCCCGAGGACTATCAGCACTTTGTGGGTGATCCGCCCACAGACTTGAGCCTGCACAAAAACTCGCCTGGCTATCGGCTAATTCTGAACAATATTCTGTTTCCAGCAGCACGCAAACAGGAGCGGAAAACTTGA
- the serS gene encoding serine--tRNA ligase, with the protein MLDLHRIRQEPDRVREAIRVKGIGDPSLVDRLLALDATHREKLTALQAARHRLNTLSQHIGQYLREGRQAEAQPLLEENARLKETIKDLEAQTKALAEAVEALLLEIPNIPHPSVPVGHGPQDNIVLYEEGTPPKFDFTPLPHWELALRHGLIDFERGAKVAGSGFPFYVGKGARLERALIQFFLDLAVTEGGYVEMQPPLLVNAESARGTGQLPDKEDLMYVIERDALYPIPTAEVPVTNYFRDEILEEAQLPIKFCAYSPCFRREAGSYGKEVRGLNRLHQFDKVELVQFVHPELSYEALEQLREDAERPLRRLGLPYRRVLMCTAETGFTQAKKYDLEVWSPAQQRWLEVSSISNFEDFQARRARIRFRPAAGGKPQFVHTLNGSGLALPRVVAALLEHYQQADGSIRIPEALQPYTGFDHIG; encoded by the coding sequence ATGCTGGACCTGCACCGCATTCGTCAAGAACCCGACCGCGTACGTGAAGCCATCCGGGTCAAAGGCATCGGCGATCCATCCCTGGTTGACCGCCTACTAGCTTTGGATGCGACCCACCGAGAAAAGCTCACTGCCTTACAAGCGGCACGCCACCGCCTCAACACCCTCTCCCAACACATCGGTCAGTACCTGCGCGAAGGCCGTCAGGCTGAAGCTCAACCTTTGCTTGAAGAAAATGCGCGCCTCAAAGAAACCATCAAAGACCTCGAAGCGCAAACCAAAGCCTTGGCTGAAGCCGTTGAAGCGTTGCTGCTCGAGATTCCCAACATTCCCCATCCCTCGGTTCCTGTTGGCCATGGCCCGCAAGATAACATTGTCCTCTACGAAGAAGGCACGCCGCCAAAGTTTGATTTTACGCCCCTCCCCCACTGGGAGCTGGCCCTACGGCATGGCCTCATTGACTTTGAGCGCGGGGCTAAGGTTGCCGGTAGCGGCTTTCCGTTTTACGTCGGCAAAGGAGCGCGGCTGGAGCGCGCACTGATTCAATTTTTTCTGGACTTAGCGGTAACCGAAGGGGGCTATGTGGAAATGCAGCCGCCTTTGTTGGTTAACGCGGAAAGCGCACGGGGAACCGGCCAGTTACCCGATAAAGAAGACCTCATGTACGTTATTGAACGCGACGCGCTCTACCCCATCCCTACGGCTGAAGTCCCCGTGACAAATTACTTTCGAGACGAAATCCTTGAAGAAGCCCAACTTCCCATCAAATTCTGCGCCTATTCGCCTTGTTTTCGCCGCGAAGCGGGCTCCTATGGCAAAGAGGTGCGCGGCTTAAACCGCTTGCATCAGTTCGATAAGGTAGAACTCGTGCAATTTGTGCACCCAGAGCTTAGCTACGAAGCACTGGAGCAACTGCGTGAAGACGCTGAGCGACCGCTGCGCCGGCTGGGACTGCCTTACCGCCGTGTACTCATGTGCACAGCAGAAACCGGCTTCACACAAGCCAAAAAGTATGACCTTGAGGTGTGGAGCCCTGCGCAGCAACGATGGCTGGAAGTGTCGTCGATCTCTAATTTTGAAGACTTTCAGGCGCGGCGTGCCCGGATTCGCTTTCGACCAGCAGCTGGGGGCAAACCCCAGTTTGTACATACGCTCAACGGTAGCGGCTTGGCGCTGCCCCGCGTAGTTGCCGCCCTTTTGGAACACTACCAGCAGGCCGACGGCTCTATCCGCATCCCCGAAGCGCTACAGCCCTACACGGGCTTCGATCACATCGGATAG
- the rseP gene encoding RIP metalloprotease RseP, which translates to MELVLNVLTYVFWVLLAIMILVFTHEMGHFLFAKLFRMRVEKFSIGFPPRLFSRRWGDTEYIIGATPLGGYVKISGMIDESLDTAHVAQPPQPWEFRAKPLWQRMLVISGGVLFNMLLAVGILTGLKWIYGEAYIPAENIRSVYVAEGSLAYEMGLRTGDQIIAVNGRPLVHYGDLRDLEALVAHPFTITVARGRDTLTFTGPPDLMTQLSRRGGFLGISVDPPLVGGVLEGSPAEKAGLKAGDRIVAVDSVQVNFWNELVAQVQVQGGQPLRLRWLRTDTLAGVPETTVEVARQPEGIVYEATLTPYFDPETDRYYLGIAAPTPAMLMQYFGAKQRRFGAGEALIAGLRDTWTHTRVILTSLGRMITGRESFRENVGGPIMIAKVTKEAAEAGARAFWNIVALLSITLAIVNFLPIPALDGGHMVFLLYEAVARREPSVRVRLALQQVGMMLLVALMAFLILNDLLRL; encoded by the coding sequence ATGGAACTCGTGCTGAACGTGCTAACCTATGTGTTCTGGGTGCTGTTGGCCATCATGATCCTCGTGTTTACGCATGAGATGGGCCATTTCCTGTTTGCTAAGCTTTTTCGCATGCGGGTGGAAAAGTTTTCGATTGGCTTTCCTCCCCGCCTGTTCAGCCGACGCTGGGGCGACACCGAGTACATCATTGGGGCAACGCCCCTAGGGGGGTATGTAAAGATCTCGGGAATGATCGATGAGAGTCTGGATACGGCCCATGTAGCACAGCCGCCGCAGCCCTGGGAGTTTCGGGCTAAACCGCTCTGGCAGCGCATGTTGGTGATTTCTGGGGGCGTGCTTTTTAACATGCTTCTGGCTGTTGGAATTCTTACTGGGCTCAAGTGGATCTACGGCGAGGCATACATCCCCGCAGAGAACATCCGATCGGTTTATGTGGCCGAGGGCTCCTTGGCTTATGAGATGGGACTACGCACGGGAGATCAGATCATTGCCGTCAATGGTCGGCCGCTTGTGCATTATGGGGATTTGCGCGACTTGGAGGCTTTGGTTGCTCATCCTTTTACAATCACGGTTGCGCGTGGCCGTGATACACTCACCTTTACGGGCCCACCTGATCTCATGACGCAGCTCAGCCGCAGAGGGGGCTTTTTGGGCATTTCTGTAGATCCTCCATTGGTGGGTGGGGTACTTGAAGGCTCGCCAGCAGAAAAAGCTGGGCTAAAGGCCGGAGATCGCATCGTGGCTGTGGATTCTGTGCAGGTAAACTTTTGGAATGAACTGGTCGCGCAGGTGCAAGTCCAAGGAGGGCAGCCATTGCGCCTGCGATGGCTGCGCACGGATACCCTTGCCGGCGTGCCTGAAACGACCGTAGAGGTGGCTCGGCAGCCCGAAGGCATAGTGTATGAGGCCACACTGACCCCCTACTTTGACCCGGAAACCGACCGTTACTACCTGGGCATTGCTGCCCCAACACCTGCTATGCTGATGCAGTACTTTGGCGCAAAGCAGAGGCGTTTTGGGGCTGGTGAAGCTTTGATAGCTGGCCTGCGGGATACCTGGACGCACACCCGCGTGATCCTTACCAGTTTAGGCCGTATGATCACAGGACGAGAGAGCTTCCGAGAGAACGTGGGGGGACCGATTATGATTGCCAAAGTGACCAAAGAAGCGGCCGAAGCGGGCGCCCGGGCGTTTTGGAATATTGTGGCTTTGCTTTCAATCACGTTGGCTATCGTGAACTTTCTACCTATTCCAGCGCTTGATGGTGGACATATGGTCTTCTTGCTCTACGAGGCTGTAGCGCGACGTGAACCCTCAGTGCGTGTGCGCTTGGCTTTGCAGCAGGTAGGTATGATGCTACTGGTAGCACTCATGGCCTTTTTGATCTTGAATGATCTCTTGCGCTTGTGA
- a CDS encoding 1-deoxy-D-xylulose-5-phosphate reductoisomerase: protein MSAAKSEHAAPRGLAVLGATGSIGTQTLDIVRLFPDRLKVQVLTARRNAALLLEQALTFRPACVVIDDPKGYQMLREVLAPKGITVLQGEEALCSCVQHPEVEVVVAALVGFAGLRPVLAALEAGKQVALANKETLVAGGALVRQALRQYGGRLLPVDSEHSAIFQCLVGESPQDIEMLTLTASGGPFRTRPLDTFDRITPEEALCHPNWSMGAKVTIDSATMMNKGLEVIEAHWLFELPAERIQVLVHPQSIVHSMVTFVDGSTKAQLGVPDMRLPIQYALSYPERWAAPHARIDWAALGRLDFEPPDPMRFPCLPLAYEALRRGGTAPAVLNAANEQAVQLFLQEQIRFTDIARLVEMAMEHLAKPGETPSFEHLQEADREARQYVLELAGAAIH from the coding sequence ATGTCTGCAGCAAAATCCGAACATGCCGCGCCACGCGGCTTAGCCGTTTTGGGCGCTACAGGGTCTATAGGCACGCAGACGCTAGATATTGTGCGGCTTTTTCCAGATCGGTTGAAAGTGCAGGTCTTGACGGCCCGTCGCAACGCGGCGCTTTTGCTAGAGCAGGCCTTAACGTTTCGTCCCGCCTGCGTCGTCATCGACGATCCGAAAGGATATCAGATGTTGCGTGAGGTGCTAGCCCCTAAAGGGATTACGGTGCTTCAGGGTGAAGAAGCCCTGTGCAGCTGCGTGCAGCATCCTGAAGTCGAGGTGGTGGTAGCTGCGCTGGTCGGGTTTGCCGGCTTGCGGCCCGTGCTGGCCGCACTCGAAGCCGGTAAGCAAGTGGCTTTGGCAAATAAAGAAACCCTGGTGGCGGGTGGCGCGCTGGTGCGACAAGCCCTTCGCCAGTATGGAGGAAGGCTACTGCCTGTCGATAGTGAGCACTCAGCTATTTTTCAATGCCTTGTAGGTGAGTCGCCCCAGGATATAGAAATGCTTACGCTTACCGCTTCTGGAGGACCATTTCGCACGCGCCCGTTAGATACGTTCGACCGCATTACGCCTGAGGAAGCACTTTGCCATCCAAATTGGAGCATGGGGGCAAAAGTTACGATCGACTCGGCCACGATGATGAACAAGGGACTTGAGGTGATCGAGGCGCACTGGCTCTTTGAGCTTCCGGCCGAACGCATTCAGGTGCTGGTGCATCCGCAGTCGATTGTGCATTCCATGGTCACCTTTGTGGATGGGTCAACCAAAGCCCAGCTTGGCGTGCCCGACATGCGGCTGCCAATTCAATATGCGCTTAGCTACCCTGAACGATGGGCAGCCCCGCATGCCCGCATCGACTGGGCCGCTTTGGGCCGGCTGGATTTTGAGCCCCCAGACCCAATGCGTTTCCCTTGCCTACCTCTGGCCTACGAAGCCCTGCGCCGAGGAGGAACTGCTCCGGCCGTGCTCAATGCGGCCAATGAGCAGGCCGTTCAGCTTTTTCTGCAGGAACAGATTCGCTTTACAGACATAGCGCGCCTTGTAGAAATGGCTATGGAACACTTGGCAAAACCCGGCGAGACCCCTTCTTTCGAGCACCTGCAGGAAGCCGACCGGGAGGCACGCCAGTACGTGCTGGAACTCGCCGGTGCAGCGATCCATTGA
- a CDS encoding tetratricopeptide repeat protein: MKLRWLIKVALLLSVVPAGYAQDPDSVLMARYRTAESLLRAGQYAQAVPLLEALYRTHPQVYVFYDRLKQAYENLKRYDDALALVEAQRKTDPRNPAWLAEKGRLLDLKGDEAAARQAWEAALQTAPHQSSTYRIVYQTLVALRRFDEAIEVLRRAQRALNAPALFQLELAYLYGLTGRYAEAFEAYRAFLQEDPRRLGFVQSRLEPLLDTPTVRKAGIAVFERAVRQEPLNPAFRQLLAWLYLRHGDYARALDVYRALDRLEQAQGQLLLQFALQASDAGATEVAHQALQAVLEQGATPIAWEARFELARLLEAQALQGDTAAGQAAWQHYQALLNTYPTHPRTPEVCYHLARLALHVRHDIAAADSLLNTLINHYPDHEVAWQARFEQGQLALQNGHLGAARLAFLRLLEARRSGPLAEAARYQLALLDFYDGAFDAALAQLDILVEDAASDIANDALSLRVLIQENRGPDSLDTPLRRYAQAALLAAQYQLKAALDTLQHIKRDLGPHPLTDEIALLEARLFRQQGQLNEALNLLLEFPLRYPQSPLGDQALFEAARLQEALGQREAAMRTYLRVLAEHPGSPLVPEARRRLRQLRGEEA; encoded by the coding sequence ATGAAGCTGCGATGGCTCATCAAAGTTGCGCTGCTGCTCAGCGTGGTGCCTGCCGGCTACGCGCAGGACCCCGATAGTGTGCTTATGGCCCGCTATCGCACAGCTGAAAGCCTCTTGCGGGCAGGACAATACGCGCAGGCCGTGCCCTTGCTTGAAGCGCTCTACCGGACCCATCCTCAGGTTTATGTGTTTTACGACCGCCTTAAGCAGGCTTACGAAAATCTCAAGCGCTACGACGACGCGCTAGCCCTGGTTGAGGCGCAACGCAAAACCGATCCGCGTAACCCTGCATGGCTGGCCGAAAAAGGGCGCCTGCTGGACCTTAAAGGCGACGAAGCTGCTGCCCGACAGGCCTGGGAAGCAGCACTGCAAACGGCTCCTCACCAAAGCAGCACCTATCGCATTGTATATCAGACGCTTGTGGCCCTGCGGCGCTTTGACGAAGCGATTGAAGTCCTTAGGCGTGCGCAGCGTGCGCTCAACGCCCCTGCACTGTTTCAACTGGAGCTGGCTTATCTCTACGGCCTCACAGGCCGCTACGCAGAAGCTTTCGAAGCTTACCGGGCTTTCTTACAAGAAGATCCGCGGCGGCTGGGTTTTGTACAGAGCCGTTTAGAGCCCTTACTAGACACACCCACCGTCCGCAAAGCTGGCATTGCTGTTTTTGAACGGGCCGTACGGCAGGAGCCGCTCAACCCCGCCTTTCGGCAACTTTTAGCTTGGCTTTACCTGCGCCATGGGGATTATGCCCGGGCCCTGGATGTCTATCGAGCGCTCGATCGATTGGAGCAGGCCCAAGGGCAGCTGCTTTTGCAGTTTGCCCTGCAGGCCAGCGATGCTGGCGCCACCGAGGTGGCGCACCAAGCACTCCAGGCTGTACTGGAGCAAGGAGCCACGCCTATAGCTTGGGAAGCACGCTTTGAGCTGGCCCGACTCCTTGAAGCCCAAGCACTTCAAGGAGATACCGCAGCAGGCCAGGCTGCTTGGCAGCACTACCAAGCCCTGCTCAACACGTATCCTACCCATCCCCGCACGCCCGAAGTGTGCTATCATTTGGCTCGGCTGGCATTGCACGTGCGCCATGATATCGCTGCTGCCGACTCACTGCTCAATACCTTAATTAACCACTATCCGGACCATGAAGTAGCCTGGCAGGCGCGTTTCGAACAAGGACAACTGGCCCTCCAGAACGGCCATCTCGGCGCTGCCCGCTTAGCGTTTCTGCGCCTGCTTGAAGCGCGTCGCAGCGGTCCTTTGGCTGAAGCAGCACGCTACCAACTGGCTTTGCTTGACTTTTATGACGGGGCATTCGATGCGGCCTTAGCTCAGCTGGACATCTTGGTCGAAGACGCAGCTTCAGACATTGCTAACGATGCGCTAAGCCTTCGGGTACTGATTCAGGAAAACCGTGGCCCAGATTCCCTCGACACTCCCCTGCGGCGCTACGCACAGGCAGCGCTACTTGCTGCACAGTATCAGCTCAAAGCAGCCCTCGACACCCTTCAGCATATAAAACGCGACCTCGGTCCACACCCGCTTACTGACGAGATCGCACTTCTGGAAGCCCGCCTCTTTCGTCAGCAAGGCCAGTTGAACGAAGCGCTGAACCTACTGCTAGAATTTCCTCTGCGCTATCCCCAAAGCCCTCTAGGGGATCAAGCCTTGTTTGAAGCGGCTCGCCTGCAGGAAGCCTTAGGCCAGCGGGAAGCCGCCATGCGCACTTACTTGCGTGTGCTTGCCGAACATCCAGGCTCTCCCCTCGTTCCGGAAGCACGTAGGCGCTTGCGACAACTGCGTGGAGAAGAAGCCTAA
- a CDS encoding acyl-CoA thioesterase: MEARPVRHSRCIMTEIVIPNDLNGLGNLLGGRLLHWMDLCAAISAQRHTNRVCVTAAVDFVEFRSPIRQGEIVVLESQVNRVFRTSMEVEVNVWAEDPRTQTRRHCNRAFYTFVAVDETGQPVEAPPVLPETPEEQTRYEQAARRRELRLLLAGRLDPEKAARLQASLAELASRNDEPSSVTNS, from the coding sequence ATGGAAGCACGGCCAGTTCGCCACTCACGGTGCATCATGACCGAGATCGTGATCCCAAACGATCTAAACGGCTTGGGCAACTTGTTGGGCGGACGGCTACTGCACTGGATGGACCTTTGCGCTGCTATCTCAGCACAGCGCCACACTAACCGCGTATGTGTCACCGCTGCGGTGGATTTTGTCGAGTTCCGGTCTCCGATTCGCCAAGGCGAAATTGTGGTGCTTGAAAGCCAGGTTAATCGGGTTTTCCGAACCTCGATGGAAGTGGAGGTTAACGTATGGGCCGAAGATCCGCGCACCCAAACGCGCCGCCATTGCAACCGGGCATTCTATACCTTTGTAGCTGTCGACGAAACAGGGCAGCCGGTCGAGGCCCCTCCGGTTCTGCCGGAAACGCCCGAAGAGCAAACGCGCTACGAACAAGCGGCCCGTCGCCGCGAACTGCGCTTGCTGCTGGCTGGCCGCCTCGACCCTGAAAAGGCAGCACGTTTGCAAGCTTCCTTGGCTGAGCTGGCCTCCCGAAATGACGAACCTTCCTCTGTCACCAACTCGTAA
- the rfbD gene encoding dTDP-4-dehydrorhamnose reductase, giving the protein MLYQRILITGANGLLGQELVAQLSQHPEYDVLATARDPAPRFTGGSCGYVPLDITDERAVRRVFQDFTPTVVINCAAMTQVDRCELEREACWCVNVEAVETLARQCRLYGARLIQLSTDFVFDGTAGPYRETDRPNPINFYGRSKLASENVVREAGIDRWAIARTVLVYGTGEQLSRSNIALWVIQELSQGRRIRVVNDQWRTPTYVVDLAAGIERIVRYNKHGIYHLSGRELLTVYDFACLIADTFDLDRSLIEPVDSPTLNQTAPRPLRTGFIILKAETELGYRPHTLPEALRHLGQRLGLPVTTL; this is encoded by the coding sequence ATGCTGTATCAACGCATTCTCATTACCGGAGCTAACGGCCTGCTAGGTCAAGAGCTGGTTGCCCAGCTTAGCCAGCATCCGGAATACGATGTGCTGGCTACGGCACGCGATCCGGCACCCCGATTCACGGGAGGTTCGTGCGGTTACGTGCCGCTCGACATTACCGACGAACGTGCCGTGCGCCGCGTCTTTCAGGATTTTACCCCAACGGTGGTGATCAACTGCGCCGCGATGACGCAAGTAGACCGTTGCGAGCTGGAGCGAGAAGCCTGCTGGTGCGTCAACGTAGAAGCCGTAGAAACGCTTGCCCGCCAGTGCCGGCTCTATGGCGCACGTCTTATTCAACTCTCTACTGACTTTGTTTTTGATGGGACGGCTGGGCCTTATCGGGAAACCGACCGACCTAACCCGATCAATTTTTACGGCCGCTCTAAGTTGGCCAGCGAAAATGTCGTCCGCGAAGCGGGTATCGATCGCTGGGCGATTGCCCGTACCGTCTTGGTTTATGGCACAGGAGAGCAGCTCAGCCGCTCCAACATTGCGCTTTGGGTCATCCAAGAACTCTCGCAAGGCCGGCGCATCCGGGTCGTGAACGACCAGTGGCGCACGCCTACCTATGTAGTTGATTTGGCAGCCGGCATCGAACGCATCGTCCGCTACAATAAACACGGCATCTACCACCTTTCCGGTCGCGAGCTGCTGACGGTTTACGATTTTGCTTGCCTTATCGCCGATACGTTTGACTTAGACCGCTCGCTCATTGAACCGGTTGACAGCCCCACGTTGAACCAAACTGCCCCACGTCCGCTACGTACGGGCTTTATCATTCTCAAGGCCGAAACCGAGCTGGGCTACCGGCCGCATACCCTTCCTGAAGCCCTGCGCCACCTGGGCCAGCGCCTGGGTCTTCCGGTCACAACGTTGTAA
- a CDS encoding M1 family metallopeptidase, which yields MVVLFRNRWFWLGLGLMLVLWAGWQTVGAQRRLGQRVTHHSGGPLLPEQAAYNISFYDLQLKVDPEARRIDGVMEAQAQVVHPLIWFVLDLDTALAIRQIEAREADQWTAKPFEHRSDGRIWIHLGRTYQPGERLAVRVHYGGKPRQAPAPPWIGGFTWAHTADGLPWIATSNQGEGADLWWPCKDHPSDEPDSMLLRITVPEPLVVASNGRLQRVESHADGTRTYHWFVSTPINNYGVALHIAPYRTVDTTYLSIAGDTVPVTFWVLPEREADARRMLPEFLDHMAFFERLLGPYPFRQDKYGIAHTPFLGMEHQTIIAYGSDFSTRPYGFDWLHHHELAHEWWGNMVTAYDWKDFWLHEGFGTYMQALYAEARFGAEAYRAELQRYRPMIRNRQPIAPRTSKTTTEMYFSDPETGQSDNDIYYKGAWVLHTLRYLIGDKAFFQALRRMAYPDPALELQSGCACRFVTTDDFVAIAEQVSGQRLDWFFEVYVRRAELPRLHVTRTVDSLHVHWQAPEGLPFALPVEVQVGETRYRLVMNDGKAALALPAQAPEPVIDPEGWILRALP from the coding sequence ATGGTCGTTTTGTTTCGAAATCGCTGGTTCTGGCTGGGGCTTGGCCTCATGCTGGTGCTTTGGGCTGGGTGGCAAACCGTAGGTGCACAGCGCCGGTTAGGTCAGCGGGTGACCCATCATTCCGGTGGGCCGCTGCTGCCTGAGCAAGCTGCGTACAACATTTCATTTTATGATCTGCAGCTTAAGGTAGATCCAGAAGCCCGTCGTATCGATGGGGTGATGGAAGCGCAGGCGCAGGTGGTGCATCCCTTGATTTGGTTTGTGCTGGATCTAGACACAGCGCTAGCCATACGTCAGATTGAAGCGCGCGAAGCCGACCAATGGACTGCAAAACCTTTTGAGCACCGGTCGGATGGTCGGATCTGGATCCACTTAGGGCGCACCTATCAGCCTGGGGAACGCCTTGCTGTGCGCGTACACTATGGAGGCAAGCCCCGCCAAGCGCCTGCTCCTCCCTGGATCGGCGGCTTTACCTGGGCGCACACAGCCGACGGCTTGCCCTGGATTGCAACCTCGAACCAAGGGGAAGGGGCCGATTTGTGGTGGCCTTGTAAAGATCACCCTTCGGATGAACCCGACTCGATGCTGCTCCGCATCACAGTCCCTGAGCCGCTTGTAGTAGCGAGTAACGGCCGTCTGCAGCGTGTCGAATCTCATGCCGACGGTACCCGCACCTACCATTGGTTTGTCTCTACACCAATCAACAACTACGGCGTAGCACTCCATATTGCGCCTTATCGGACCGTTGACACAACCTATCTCAGCATTGCCGGCGACACGGTCCCGGTCACTTTTTGGGTACTGCCCGAACGCGAAGCCGATGCGCGTCGCATGCTGCCAGAATTCCTCGATCATATGGCGTTCTTTGAGCGCCTTTTAGGGCCTTATCCGTTTCGGCAGGACAAGTACGGCATCGCCCATACGCCTTTTTTAGGTATGGAGCACCAAACGATCATTGCCTATGGCAGTGATTTTTCGACCCGACCCTACGGTTTTGACTGGTTGCATCATCATGAGTTGGCGCATGAGTGGTGGGGCAACATGGTCACGGCCTACGACTGGAAGGATTTCTGGCTGCATGAAGGCTTTGGAACCTATATGCAGGCGCTTTATGCTGAAGCGCGTTTTGGTGCAGAAGCCTATCGGGCAGAACTGCAACGCTACCGGCCTATGATCCGTAACCGGCAACCCATTGCACCGCGCACTTCTAAAACCACCACGGAAATGTATTTTTCCGACCCTGAGACTGGCCAGTCCGATAACGACATTTACTACAAAGGCGCTTGGGTGCTCCACACGTTGCGTTACCTGATTGGGGATAAAGCCTTTTTCCAAGCGTTGCGGCGTATGGCCTATCCTGACCCAGCATTAGAACTACAGTCGGGCTGTGCCTGTCGGTTTGTTACGACCGACGATTTTGTAGCGATTGCAGAGCAGGTCTCAGGTCAAAGGTTAGATTGGTTTTTTGAAGTCTATGTCCGCCGGGCCGAGCTGCCCCGCTTACATGTGACGCGAACCGTCGACAGTTTGCATGTGCACTGGCAAGCGCCAGAAGGGTTGCCTTTTGCGCTGCCGGTAGAAGTGCAAGTAGGTGAAACGCGCTACCGGTTGGTGATGAACGACGGAAAAGCCGCTCTGGCTTTGCCTGCGCAGGCCCCTGAGCCTGTGATCGATCCTGAGGGCTGGATTTTGCGCGCGCTGCCTTGA